From the genome of Argentina anserina chromosome 4, drPotAnse1.1, whole genome shotgun sequence, one region includes:
- the LOC126792729 gene encoding urease isoform X1 → MFHRTDKTLHLFLLQRALTWKHREMKLVPRELDKLGLHNAGFLAQKRLARGLRLNHPEAVALIASQILEFVRDGDKSVAELMDIGKQFLGRKQVLPGVQYLLDMVQVEGTFCDGTKLITIHDPISSDCGNLELALKNSFLPVPSVDKFPEMADGRIPGEMIFEGGNIVINEGRKAIILKIVNTGDRPVQVGSHYHFIEVNPHLVFDRMKAYGMRLNIPAGTAKRFEPGESKHVLLVSIGGNRVIRGGNGIVDGAVRSFERHQVVKGALEAREFGNEEEPNPREGVAGRDPAFTTVISRESYANMYGPTTGDKVRLGDTNLFAEIENDYTVYGDESVFGGGKVIRDGMGQSTGNHAADSLDTVITNAVVIDYSGIFKADIGIKDGHIVALGKSGNPDIMDGLSSNMIIGVNTDVIAAEGQIVTAGAIDCHVHFICPQLAYEAISSGITTVVGGGTGPSTGTRATTCTPSPLQMRLMLQSTDEVPLNFGFTGKGNSAKPDGLHEIIKAGAMGLKLHEDWGTTPAAIDNCLTVGDQYDIQVNIHTDTLNESGFVEHTIAAFKDRTIHTYHSEGAGGGHAPDIIRVCGVENVLPSSTNPTRPFTCNTIDEHLDMLMVCHHLDKDIPEDVAFAESRIRAETIAAEDILHDMGAISMVASDSQAMGRIGEVITRTWQTADKMKSQRGPIEPSASNNDNLRIKRYIAKYTINPAIANGFSEYVGSIQVGKFADLVLWKPSFFGAKPEMVVKGGAIAWANMGDPNASIPTPEPVLSRPMFGAFGKASSAHSIAFVSKAAKENGVKALYDLNKRVEAVGNVRNLRKRDMKLNDALPKILVDPETYMVTADGEVLTCSAATTVPLSRNYFLF, encoded by the exons ATGTTTCATCGGACTGATAAAA CTTTAcatttgtttcttcttcaaaGGGCGTTGACTTGGAAGCACAGAGAAATGAAGCTGGTACCAAGAGAGCTTGACAAATTGGGGCTCCACAATGCTGGGTTTCTTGCCCAGAAGAGACTTGCTCGTGGGTTAAGGCTCAATCACCCTGAAGCTGTTGCACTCATAGCCAGTCAG ATACTGGAGTTTGTTAGAGATGGTGATAAATCTGTGGCAGAGTTGATGGATATTGGGAAACAGTTTCTGGGGAG GAAGCAAGTTCTTCCTGGCGTTCAATATCTTTTGGATATGGTGCAG GTTGAGGGGACCTTTTGTGATGGGACCAAGCTGATCACCATTCATGATCCGATTTCTTCTGATTGTGGAAACCTGGAACTAGCTTTAAAGAACTCTTTTCTTCCTG TTCCCTCAGTTGATAAATTTCCCGAAATGGCGGATGGTAGAATACCTGGTGAAATGATCTTCGAAGGTGGTAATATTGTAATTAATGAGGGAAGGAAGGCAATAATTCTAAAAATTGTCAACACTGGAGATAGGCCAGTTCAG GTTGGCAGTCACTATCACTTTATTGAGGTCAACCCTCACTTGGTCTTTGATCGAATGAAAGCATATGGTATGCGCCTGAATATACCTGCTGGAACAGCCAAGAGATTTGAG CCAGGAGAAAGTAAACACGTTTTACTTGTAAGCATTGGAGGTAATAGAGTAATTAGAGGAGGAAATGGCATTGTTGATGGTGCAGTACGAAGTTTCGAAAGACACCAAGTAGTCAAGGGAGCTTTGGAAGCCAGAGAATTTGGGAACGAAGAAGAACCAAATCCTAG AGAAGGTGTTGCAGGAAGAGATCCAGCTTTTACCACTGTAATTTCTCGCGAGTCATATGCAAACATGTATGGCCCTACCACCGGCGATAAAGTTCGGCTTGGTGATACCAACTTGTTTGCTGAAATTGAAAACGATTATACTGTTTACGGGGATGAATCTGTATTTGGAGGTGGCAAAGTGATAAGAGATGGAATGGGCCAGTCAACAGGGAATCACGCAGCTGACTCACTGGATACGGTGATAACTAATGCTGTAGTCATTGATTATAGTGGGATCTTTAAGGCAGACATCGGGATCAAAGATGGTCATATAGTTGCCCTTGGGAAATCAGGCAATCCAGACATTATGGATGGTCTATCTAGCAATATGATCATTGGG GTTAACACAGATGTCATTGCGGCAGAAGGACAAATTGTGACTGCAGGAGCTATAGACTGCCATGTGCATTTCATATGCCCGCAGTTGGCATATGAAGCAATATCAAGTG GTATCACAACCGTAGTAGGAGGTGGAACAGGACCTTCTACAGGGACACGTGCAACAACATGCACACCATCTCCATTGCAAATGAGGTTGATGCTGCAATCAACTGATGAAGTGCCTCTAAATTTTGGCTTTACAGGGAAG GGGAACAGTGCCAAACCTGATGGCCTACATGAGATAATCAAGGCTGGAGCAATGGGTCTGAAGCTGCATGAAGACTGGGGCACAACTCCTGCTGCAATAGACaattgtttgaccgtcggagACCAATATGACATCCAG GTTAATATCCATACAGACACCTTGAATGAATCTGGATTTGTTGAACACACAATTGCTGCATTCAAAGACAGAACTATCCATACTTACCACAG TGAAGGTGCAGGTGGGGGTCATGCTCCAGATATCATCAGAGTATGTGGTGTGGAAAATGTCCTGCCCTCATCAACGAATCCCACACGGCCCTTCACCTGCAATACTATTGATGAGCATCTTGATATGCTG ATGGTTTGCCATCACCTTGACAAGGACATTCCAGAAGATGTAGCTTTTGCTGAATCAAGGATTAGAGCTGAAACAATTGCCGCAGAGGATATATTGCATGATATGGGAGCAATTAGCATGGTGGCTTCTGATTCACAGGCCATGGGTCGCATTGGAGAG GTGATAACCAGAACTTGGCAAACTGCTGACAAGATGAAATCACAAAGAGGACCGATAGAACCTAGTGCATCCAACAATGACAACCTTCGGATCAAGCGTTACATTGCAAAGTACACCATAAATCCAGCAATAGCAAATGGATTTTCTGAATATGTTGGTTCCATTCAG GTGGGCAAGTTTGCTGATCTTGTTCTATGGAAGCCATCTTTCTTTGGGGCGAAACCAGAAATGGTGGTCAAAGGTGGTGCAATTGCATGGGCTAATATGGGTGATCCAAATGCAAGCATCCCCACACCTGAACCG GTTCTCTCGAGACCTATGTTTGGTGCATTTGGCAAGGCTAGTAGTGCTCACTCCATTGCCTTTGTCAGCAAG GCAGCTAAAGAAAATGGGGTTAAAGCCTTGTATGACCTCAACAAGAGAGTAGAAGCTGTGGGAAATGTTAGGAACCTCCGCAAACGCGACATGAAGCTCAATGATGCCCTACCAAAGATTCTCGTTGACCCTGAGACATACATGGTGACAGCAGATGGCGAGGTTCTGACCTGCAGTGCTGCCACCACCGTTCCCCTATCCCGGAATTACTTCCTTTTTTAA
- the LOC126792729 gene encoding urease isoform X2, whose protein sequence is MKLVPRELDKLGLHNAGFLAQKRLARGLRLNHPEAVALIASQILEFVRDGDKSVAELMDIGKQFLGRKQVLPGVQYLLDMVQVEGTFCDGTKLITIHDPISSDCGNLELALKNSFLPVPSVDKFPEMADGRIPGEMIFEGGNIVINEGRKAIILKIVNTGDRPVQVGSHYHFIEVNPHLVFDRMKAYGMRLNIPAGTAKRFEPGESKHVLLVSIGGNRVIRGGNGIVDGAVRSFERHQVVKGALEAREFGNEEEPNPREGVAGRDPAFTTVISRESYANMYGPTTGDKVRLGDTNLFAEIENDYTVYGDESVFGGGKVIRDGMGQSTGNHAADSLDTVITNAVVIDYSGIFKADIGIKDGHIVALGKSGNPDIMDGLSSNMIIGVNTDVIAAEGQIVTAGAIDCHVHFICPQLAYEAISSGITTVVGGGTGPSTGTRATTCTPSPLQMRLMLQSTDEVPLNFGFTGKGNSAKPDGLHEIIKAGAMGLKLHEDWGTTPAAIDNCLTVGDQYDIQVNIHTDTLNESGFVEHTIAAFKDRTIHTYHSEGAGGGHAPDIIRVCGVENVLPSSTNPTRPFTCNTIDEHLDMLMVCHHLDKDIPEDVAFAESRIRAETIAAEDILHDMGAISMVASDSQAMGRIGEVITRTWQTADKMKSQRGPIEPSASNNDNLRIKRYIAKYTINPAIANGFSEYVGSIQVGKFADLVLWKPSFFGAKPEMVVKGGAIAWANMGDPNASIPTPEPVLSRPMFGAFGKASSAHSIAFVSKAAKENGVKALYDLNKRVEAVGNVRNLRKRDMKLNDALPKILVDPETYMVTADGEVLTCSAATTVPLSRNYFLF, encoded by the exons ATGAAGCTGGTACCAAGAGAGCTTGACAAATTGGGGCTCCACAATGCTGGGTTTCTTGCCCAGAAGAGACTTGCTCGTGGGTTAAGGCTCAATCACCCTGAAGCTGTTGCACTCATAGCCAGTCAG ATACTGGAGTTTGTTAGAGATGGTGATAAATCTGTGGCAGAGTTGATGGATATTGGGAAACAGTTTCTGGGGAG GAAGCAAGTTCTTCCTGGCGTTCAATATCTTTTGGATATGGTGCAG GTTGAGGGGACCTTTTGTGATGGGACCAAGCTGATCACCATTCATGATCCGATTTCTTCTGATTGTGGAAACCTGGAACTAGCTTTAAAGAACTCTTTTCTTCCTG TTCCCTCAGTTGATAAATTTCCCGAAATGGCGGATGGTAGAATACCTGGTGAAATGATCTTCGAAGGTGGTAATATTGTAATTAATGAGGGAAGGAAGGCAATAATTCTAAAAATTGTCAACACTGGAGATAGGCCAGTTCAG GTTGGCAGTCACTATCACTTTATTGAGGTCAACCCTCACTTGGTCTTTGATCGAATGAAAGCATATGGTATGCGCCTGAATATACCTGCTGGAACAGCCAAGAGATTTGAG CCAGGAGAAAGTAAACACGTTTTACTTGTAAGCATTGGAGGTAATAGAGTAATTAGAGGAGGAAATGGCATTGTTGATGGTGCAGTACGAAGTTTCGAAAGACACCAAGTAGTCAAGGGAGCTTTGGAAGCCAGAGAATTTGGGAACGAAGAAGAACCAAATCCTAG AGAAGGTGTTGCAGGAAGAGATCCAGCTTTTACCACTGTAATTTCTCGCGAGTCATATGCAAACATGTATGGCCCTACCACCGGCGATAAAGTTCGGCTTGGTGATACCAACTTGTTTGCTGAAATTGAAAACGATTATACTGTTTACGGGGATGAATCTGTATTTGGAGGTGGCAAAGTGATAAGAGATGGAATGGGCCAGTCAACAGGGAATCACGCAGCTGACTCACTGGATACGGTGATAACTAATGCTGTAGTCATTGATTATAGTGGGATCTTTAAGGCAGACATCGGGATCAAAGATGGTCATATAGTTGCCCTTGGGAAATCAGGCAATCCAGACATTATGGATGGTCTATCTAGCAATATGATCATTGGG GTTAACACAGATGTCATTGCGGCAGAAGGACAAATTGTGACTGCAGGAGCTATAGACTGCCATGTGCATTTCATATGCCCGCAGTTGGCATATGAAGCAATATCAAGTG GTATCACAACCGTAGTAGGAGGTGGAACAGGACCTTCTACAGGGACACGTGCAACAACATGCACACCATCTCCATTGCAAATGAGGTTGATGCTGCAATCAACTGATGAAGTGCCTCTAAATTTTGGCTTTACAGGGAAG GGGAACAGTGCCAAACCTGATGGCCTACATGAGATAATCAAGGCTGGAGCAATGGGTCTGAAGCTGCATGAAGACTGGGGCACAACTCCTGCTGCAATAGACaattgtttgaccgtcggagACCAATATGACATCCAG GTTAATATCCATACAGACACCTTGAATGAATCTGGATTTGTTGAACACACAATTGCTGCATTCAAAGACAGAACTATCCATACTTACCACAG TGAAGGTGCAGGTGGGGGTCATGCTCCAGATATCATCAGAGTATGTGGTGTGGAAAATGTCCTGCCCTCATCAACGAATCCCACACGGCCCTTCACCTGCAATACTATTGATGAGCATCTTGATATGCTG ATGGTTTGCCATCACCTTGACAAGGACATTCCAGAAGATGTAGCTTTTGCTGAATCAAGGATTAGAGCTGAAACAATTGCCGCAGAGGATATATTGCATGATATGGGAGCAATTAGCATGGTGGCTTCTGATTCACAGGCCATGGGTCGCATTGGAGAG GTGATAACCAGAACTTGGCAAACTGCTGACAAGATGAAATCACAAAGAGGACCGATAGAACCTAGTGCATCCAACAATGACAACCTTCGGATCAAGCGTTACATTGCAAAGTACACCATAAATCCAGCAATAGCAAATGGATTTTCTGAATATGTTGGTTCCATTCAG GTGGGCAAGTTTGCTGATCTTGTTCTATGGAAGCCATCTTTCTTTGGGGCGAAACCAGAAATGGTGGTCAAAGGTGGTGCAATTGCATGGGCTAATATGGGTGATCCAAATGCAAGCATCCCCACACCTGAACCG GTTCTCTCGAGACCTATGTTTGGTGCATTTGGCAAGGCTAGTAGTGCTCACTCCATTGCCTTTGTCAGCAAG GCAGCTAAAGAAAATGGGGTTAAAGCCTTGTATGACCTCAACAAGAGAGTAGAAGCTGTGGGAAATGTTAGGAACCTCCGCAAACGCGACATGAAGCTCAATGATGCCCTACCAAAGATTCTCGTTGACCCTGAGACATACATGGTGACAGCAGATGGCGAGGTTCTGACCTGCAGTGCTGCCACCACCGTTCCCCTATCCCGGAATTACTTCCTTTTTTAA
- the LOC126792737 gene encoding geraniol 8-hydroxylase-like: MDIINCVIGLCIAGVTIQAFCLLARRSKFIPRELLPPGPKPYPLVGNLFELGDKPHVSLTKLSQRYGPIISLQLGQLITVVVSSPTLAKEILQTHDQVFCNRNPTDVVRACKYNEYSLGWLPVQARWRKLRTICNLQLFAPKVLDANYSNRRVKVQKFIDDVNESMRAGEAIDVGGAAFTTSLNLLSQTIFSTDLAHPSSETARAFQKTFWGISEEMGKPNVADYFPLLTKLDPQGIRRRATYYFQKILGILDRMIHQRLELRRGHNYITTNDMLDTLLNISEEKMEDMDMRETQILFLDLLVAGTETSSATLEWAMAELLHNPKILLKAQAELEQVIGKGKLVEESDVARLPYLQAILKETFRLHPTVPLLVPRTAGANVEIGGYIVPKGARVLINAWAIGKDPNTWENPNLFMPERFLGLDNQIDFTGKNCELIPFGGGRRMCPGLPLAIRMLHLMLGSLLNCFDWKLENGVVPETMNMAEKFGVTLHMAQPLRAVPRNRRKSITGC; this comes from the exons ATGGATATCATCAATTGTGTAATAGGTCTTTGTATTGCCGGGGTCACCATCCAAGCCTTCTGTCTTCTTGCAAGAAGAAGCAAATTCATACCCAGAGAGCTTCTTCCACCAGGACCAAAGCCATATCCACTGGTAGGGAATCTGTTTGAGCTTGGAGACAAACCCCATGTCTCCCTCACTAAGCTTTCCCAACGCTATGGCCCAATTATCAGTTTGCAACTAGGTCAATTAATCACAGTCGTAGTTTCTTCGCCGACTCTCGCCAAAGAAATCCTCCAAACTCATGACCAAGTCTTCTGCAACCGAAACCCAACAGATGTAGTTCGCGCCTGCAAATACAACGAGTACAGCTTGGGTTGGCTTCCTGTACAAGCTAGATGGAGAAAACTTCGTACAATATGCAACTTACAATTGTTTGCACCCAAAGTTCTTGATGCCAACTACTCTAATCGGCGCGTAAAGGTCCAAAAGTTTATAGATGATGTCAATGAAAGCATGAGGGCTGGGGAGGCAATAGATGTAGGAGGGGCAGCTTTCACAACATCGCTCAATCTGTTGTCGCAAACTATATTCTCCACAGATTTAGCTCACCCAAGTAGTGAGACAGCTCGGGCTTTCCAGAAGACTTTTTGGGGTATCTCAGAAGAGATGGGAAAACCAAACGTGGCGGACTATTTCCCTCTGCTTACGAAGCTCGACCCCCAAGGCATAAGGAGGCGCGCGACCTATTACTTTCAGAAAATATTAGGCATTTTGGATCGAATGATCCATCAAAGGTTGGAATTAAGAAGAGGGCACAATTATATCACAACAAATGATATGTTAGATACGCTTCTCAACATTAGTGAAGAGAAAATGGAAGATATGGACATGCGCGAAACTCAAATCTTGTTTCTG GATCTGCTTGTTGCTGGCACGGAAACAAGTTCAGCCACACTAGAATGGGCAATGGCTGAGTTACTACACAACCCAAAAATTCTTTTAAAAGCTCAAGCGGAACTGGAGCAAGTGATTGGAAAAGGGAAATTAGTTGAGGAATCAGACGTTGCTCGACTCCCTTACTTACAAGCAATACTCAAAGAAACATTTCGGCTTCATCCTACAGTTCCGTTACTAGTTCCCCGGACTGCAGGAGCAAACGTAGAAATTGGGGGGTACATAGTCCCCAAGGGTGCTCGAGTTTTAATCAATGCTTGGGCTATAGGCAAAGACCCCAACACTTGGGAAAACCCAAACTTGTTTATGCCGGAGAGGTTCTTGGGATTAGACAACCAAATTGATTTTACAGGGAAAAACTGTGAGCTTATTCCGTTTGGTGGTGGGAGAAGAATGTGCCCCGGACTTCCGTTGGCAATAAGAATGTTACACTTGATGCTGGGTTCACTACTCAACTGTTTTGACTGGAAGCTTGAAAATGGAGTCGTCCCCGAGACTATGAACATGGCGGAGAAGTTTGGCGTCACCCTACACATGGCCCAGCCTCTGAGAGCTGTCCCCAGGAATCGTAGGAAAAGCATTACCGGCTGTTGA